A region of Haliotis asinina isolate JCU_RB_2024 chromosome 7, JCU_Hal_asi_v2, whole genome shotgun sequence DNA encodes the following proteins:
- the LOC137290918 gene encoding palmitoyl-protein thioesterase 1-like, with protein sequence MVAHRNTMLWLGALVILGSCAAQTPVVLWHGMGDSCCNPLSMGGIKSLIQKNINGVYVKSLEIGSNVVEDTENGFFMNVNKQIDIVCQQLASDKNLSNGYNAIGFSQGGQFWRAIAQKCPTPPMLNLISVGGQHQGVYGFPKCPGDNGTICNLVRKLLNMGAYVSFVQDNLVQAEYWHDPLNEEEYRAKSVFLADINQERPTKNMTYKENLLKLKNMVLVMFLQDTMVQPKESEWFGFYEPGQTQKLYNMTQSDLYKNDYLGLKTLYESGRITFLSSDSDHLRFTDDWFINNIIKRFLM encoded by the exons ATGGTGGCCCATCGCAACACGATGCTTTGGCTAGGTGCTTTGGTAATTTTGGGTTCTTGTGCAGCACAGACACCTGTTGTGCTATGGCATGGAATGG GGGACAGTTGCTGTAACCCGCTGAGTATGGGCGGTATAAAGTCTCTTATTCAGAAGAACATCAATGGCGTCTACGTCAAGTCTTTGGAAATTGGCAGCAATGTTGTCGAA GACACAGAGAATGGATTCTTTATGAACGTCAACAAGCAGATTGACATTGTCTGCCAGCAGCTGGCCAGCGACAAAAACCTGTCTAATGGCTACAACGCTATTGGATTTTCCCAGGGTGGACAGTTCTG GAGGGCCATCGCACAAAAATGTCCAACTCCCCCTATGCTCAACCTGATTTCAGTTGGAGGACAACACCAAG GTGTATATGGGTTTCCCAAATGCCCAGGGGACAATGGAACCATCTGTAACTTGGTCCGGAAGCTGCTCAACATGGGAGCATATGTTTC GTTTGTGCAGGACAA CCTGGTGCAAGCCGAGTACTGGCATGACCCTCTAAATGAAGAGGAATACCGAGCCAAGAGTGTATTCCTCGCTGACATCAACCAGGAGCGACCG ACCAAGAACATGACATACAAGGAAAACCTGCTGAAGTTAAAGAACATGGTGCTGGTGATGTTTCTGCAGGACACCATGGTGCAGCCCAAGGAGAGTGAG TGGTTTGGCTTCTATGAACCAGGGCAGACTCAAAAGCTATACAACATGACACAAAGTGACCTGTACAAGAAT GACTACCTAGGACTGAAGACGCTGTACGAGAGTGGCCGCATCACCTTCCTGTCTTCCGATTCAGACCATCTCCGGTTCACTGATGACTGgttcatcaacaacatcatcaaaagATTCCTCATGTAG